CTTCGATGGCCTTGTCGACGATGACGTCCATGTCGAGGCATTTTTCCAGCTCTTCATCCTTGAAGATTTCCCGGGCTTTCGCTACGGTCATCTTCTTTTTCTTCTTCTTTTTCGGCATGATGCTGCCCAGCATTTCCTGGAAGTTGCTGGTCAGCTCTTCCGTCGAATTGCCCGTCAAGATGCCCTGTATCGCCCGTTCCTGTTCGCGGACCTCTACTTCGATTTCCCGGTCGTCCATCTTATGGGCGCAAATGTCTTCGTACATCTTCTGCCGGCGGTCCGACTTCGGTTCTTCGAGCTGCTTCGGCTGGTCTGCTTCTTCCGTTTCCTCTTCGCTGGAGAAGAAGATATCCATCGGATTGGCTACCTTTTCCTTAATAGCCGTCTTCTTCGGCCAGAAAACCTGCAGGATGCGCTTATTGGCTTCTTCTTCGGCCTTGGCTTCATAGCGCAGGCTTTCCTGCTCCTGGACCATGCGGATGGCATTGGCTACGAGGTCGCGGATGATCTGTTCGACGTCGCGGCCTACGTATCCGACTTCCGTATATTTCGTCGCTTCGACCTTGATGAAAGGAGCGCCGACAAGCCGGGCCAGGCGGCGGGCAATTTCCGTCTTGCCGACGCCTGTCGGGCCGATGAGCAGGATATTTTTCGGAATAATTTCATCCTGCATTTCTTCGTTCAGCCGCTTGCGGCGCCAGCGGTTGCGCAGGGCGATAGCTACGGATTTCTTCGCTTCTTTCTGGCCTACGATGTATTTATCTAGTTCTGCGACAATTTGCTTCGGTGTCAATTCGATTTCGTTCATGTCATTCCCTCTTCTTTAGTTGTTATATTTCTTCTACGATGACGTTGTGGTTAGTATACACGCAGATATCGGCGGCGATGTGCAGCGATTTTTCCGCAATATCGCGGGCCGACAGGTCTGTGTTCTGCATCAGGGCCCGGGCCGACGCCAAGGCGTAGTTGCCGCCGGAGCCGATGGCTGAAATGCCGTCGTCGGGCTCGATGACTTCGCCGTTGCCGGAAATCAGGAGGATGCGCTGGCTGTCAGCTACGAGGAGCAGCGCTTCCAGCTTGTGCAGTATTTTATCGGAACGCCAGTCCTTGGCCAGTTCTACGGCGCTGCGGACGAGATTTCCGTTGTATTCGTTCAGTTTTTCTTCAAAATGGTCAAACAAGGTAAAGGCGTCGGCGACAGATCCGGCAAAGCCGCTGATGATCTTGCCGTGGTACAGGCGGCGTACCTTCTGGGCCGTGCCCTTCATAATGACGGCGTTGCCCATCGTCACCTGGCCGTCGCCGGCAATGGCCGTCTTGCCGTTGCGCTGTACGGCGACGATAGTCGTCGCGTGAAATTCTGTAGACATCATATCAGACATTCTCTATCTTCTCCTTCATCACTTCAATTTCTTCCAAAGCCCGCTGCGCCAGCATAGCGTTCTTTTCCTTCTTTTTCATGCGCTTCTTGATGCCCAGCGGCTCCATAATGCCGAAGTTGATATTCATGGGCTGGAAATTATCGTTCGGGCCGCTGGAGATATACTGGCTCAGGCCGCCGATAGCCGTGCGGCGCGAAAAGGTCAGGCAGTCTTTCCCTTCCAGCATGCGGGCGGCGTTGATGCCGGCCAGCAGGCCCATGGCAG
This region of Megasphaera stantonii genomic DNA includes:
- the hslU gene encoding ATP-dependent protease ATPase subunit HslU, encoding MNEIELTPKQIVAELDKYIVGQKEAKKSVAIALRNRWRRKRLNEEMQDEIIPKNILLIGPTGVGKTEIARRLARLVGAPFIKVEATKYTEVGYVGRDVEQIIRDLVANAIRMVQEQESLRYEAKAEEEANKRILQVFWPKKTAIKEKVANPMDIFFSSEEETEEADQPKQLEEPKSDRRQKMYEDICAHKMDDREIEVEVREQERAIQGILTGNSTEELTSNFQEMLGSIMPKKKKKKKMTVAKAREIFKDEELEKCLDMDVIVDKAIEATEQAGIVFIDEFDKIAEKNRGGGPDVSREGVQRDILPIVEGATVNTKYGPVKTDHILFIAAGAFHVSKPSDLIPELQGRFPIRVELQSLTVDDFRKILTEPNQSLVKQYTSLLSTDGVELEFTDDGIDAIAEYAHRVNLETENIGARRLHTMLEKILEDVAFEAPDVDEHHIVVNSDFVAGKLNDVVQNVDLSHYIL
- the hslV gene encoding ATP-dependent protease subunit HslV; translated protein: MSTEFHATTIVAVQRNGKTAIAGDGQVTMGNAVIMKGTAQKVRRLYHGKIISGFAGSVADAFTLFDHFEEKLNEYNGNLVRSAVELAKDWRSDKILHKLEALLLVADSQRILLISGNGEVIEPDDGISAIGSGGNYALASARALMQNTDLSARDIAEKSLHIAADICVYTNHNVIVEEI